One genomic segment of Actinomycetota bacterium includes these proteins:
- the ppdK gene encoding pyruvate, phosphate dikinase: MTKWVYDFSEGDASQKNLLGGKGANLAEMTKLGLPVPPGFTITTEACNAYRYAGQRFPEGLLDEVAEHRKGLEEAMGRQLGDPRDPLLVSVRSGAPFSMPGMMDTVLNVGLNDESVDGLAQQTGSERFAWDSYRRLVQMFGKTVMGVDGDLFEEALDEIKHRKKVTNDVDLGAPDLRALVKTFKSIVRKETERDFPQDPTEQLHLAIEAVFRSWDNKRAQDYRRRNKISDALGTAVNVQAMVFGNRGEDSGTGVAFTRDPSTGEKRPYGDYLQNAQGEDVVAGIRNTVPLQQMGDLQPQAWKELQKHMDKLERRFKDMCDIEFTVEQGKLWLLQTRVGKRTAIAEWVIAKDMIDEGFIKVKTAAQDRVTAGKLDELFKPSIKPEAIKGKEPLARGLNASPGAAVGRVVFTAEDASKWAERNEKVILARRETNPDDYHGMIASQGILTSAGGTNSHAAVVARGEGIPAVCGADAIRMDPKGKRFTVGGTVVGEGDWITIDGTQGTVYLGQLETEPSPIDAAMMGNKRARKAKLWQAYEEIDAFMERKRKLRVRANADTPEQARNARARGAEGIGLCRTEHMFMGEERVAQVRKMIFASDADEEKQAYKALLPLQRRDFVGIFKAMDGFPVTVRLLDPPLHEFLPNHVDLEVEVALAEAGAKKMSKKALAERKELLAKVRDLHEANPMLGLRGVRLGIIKPGLYAMQVQAIAEAAVQLKKKGLDPRPEIMIPLVATAEELRQMRDELEPVAKNIVKKAGVKLHIEFGTMIELPRAALTAGEIAEHADFFSFGTNDLSQTAFGFSRDDIGKFLGLYEERKLVPSNPFATIDEPGVGRLMRFAVEEGRAANPKMHFGICGEHGGDPDSVVFCHGLGLHYVSCSPFRVPTARLAAAQAVLGAAQTSSK, translated from the coding sequence GTGACGAAGTGGGTCTATGACTTCAGCGAAGGAGACGCCTCTCAAAAGAACCTGCTGGGCGGCAAGGGCGCCAACCTGGCGGAGATGACGAAGCTCGGCCTCCCGGTTCCTCCCGGCTTCACGATCACTACCGAGGCCTGCAACGCGTACCGCTACGCGGGCCAAAGGTTTCCGGAGGGTCTTCTGGACGAAGTCGCGGAACACCGCAAGGGGTTGGAAGAGGCGATGGGCCGCCAGCTCGGCGACCCTCGCGATCCGTTGCTCGTGTCCGTCCGTTCCGGCGCGCCGTTCTCGATGCCGGGGATGATGGACACCGTCTTGAACGTCGGCTTGAACGACGAGAGCGTGGACGGGCTCGCTCAACAGACGGGTTCGGAGCGTTTCGCCTGGGACTCGTACCGGCGCTTGGTCCAGATGTTCGGCAAGACCGTCATGGGTGTGGACGGTGATCTGTTCGAAGAGGCGCTCGACGAGATCAAGCACCGAAAGAAGGTCACGAATGACGTGGACCTCGGAGCGCCCGACCTCCGGGCGCTCGTGAAGACCTTCAAGAGCATCGTCAGGAAAGAGACCGAGCGTGACTTCCCGCAGGATCCGACCGAGCAGCTGCACCTCGCGATCGAGGCCGTGTTCAGGTCGTGGGACAACAAGAGGGCTCAGGACTACCGGAGGCGCAACAAGATCTCCGACGCCCTGGGCACGGCGGTGAACGTACAGGCGATGGTCTTCGGGAACAGAGGCGAGGACAGCGGAACCGGCGTCGCCTTCACGCGTGATCCTTCGACGGGGGAGAAGAGGCCGTACGGCGACTACCTGCAGAACGCGCAGGGAGAAGACGTCGTCGCCGGCATCCGCAACACCGTCCCGCTGCAACAGATGGGTGACCTCCAGCCGCAGGCGTGGAAAGAGCTACAGAAGCACATGGACAAGCTGGAGAGACGCTTCAAGGACATGTGCGACATCGAGTTCACAGTCGAGCAGGGGAAGCTGTGGCTCCTTCAGACCCGCGTCGGGAAGCGCACCGCCATCGCGGAGTGGGTGATCGCGAAGGACATGATCGACGAGGGCTTCATCAAGGTGAAGACGGCAGCACAAGACCGCGTCACTGCCGGGAAGCTCGACGAGCTCTTCAAGCCGAGCATCAAGCCCGAGGCGATCAAGGGCAAGGAGCCGCTCGCACGGGGGCTGAATGCCTCTCCTGGTGCCGCCGTCGGCCGGGTGGTGTTCACCGCGGAGGACGCGTCGAAGTGGGCTGAGCGCAACGAGAAGGTCATCCTCGCCCGCCGCGAGACGAACCCCGACGACTACCACGGGATGATTGCGTCGCAGGGCATCCTCACCTCCGCCGGAGGGACGAACTCGCACGCGGCGGTTGTGGCGCGCGGCGAGGGGATCCCCGCGGTGTGTGGCGCGGACGCGATCCGGATGGACCCGAAGGGGAAGCGGTTCACGGTCGGAGGCACCGTCGTCGGCGAGGGTGACTGGATCACGATCGACGGGACCCAAGGCACGGTTTATCTCGGACAGCTGGAGACCGAGCCGTCACCGATCGACGCCGCGATGATGGGCAACAAGAGGGCAAGGAAAGCAAAGCTGTGGCAGGCGTACGAAGAGATCGACGCGTTCATGGAGCGCAAGCGCAAGCTACGGGTGCGGGCGAACGCCGACACGCCTGAGCAAGCTCGAAACGCGCGCGCTCGCGGCGCCGAGGGGATCGGGCTCTGTCGAACCGAGCACATGTTCATGGGCGAAGAACGCGTGGCTCAGGTTCGAAAGATGATCTTCGCCTCGGACGCCGACGAGGAGAAACAGGCCTACAAGGCTCTGCTCCCGCTGCAACGCAGGGACTTCGTCGGCATCTTCAAGGCGATGGACGGTTTCCCCGTGACCGTTCGCTTGCTGGACCCGCCACTTCACGAGTTCCTCCCGAACCACGTGGACCTCGAGGTCGAGGTGGCACTCGCGGAGGCCGGCGCGAAGAAGATGAGCAAGAAGGCGCTCGCGGAGCGCAAGGAGCTCCTGGCGAAGGTTCGTGATCTGCACGAGGCGAATCCGATGCTGGGCCTCCGCGGCGTGAGGCTGGGGATCATCAAGCCCGGGCTGTACGCGATGCAGGTCCAGGCCATCGCGGAGGCCGCCGTCCAGCTGAAGAAGAAGGGGCTGGACCCGCGGCCCGAGATCATGATCCCGCTGGTAGCAACAGCAGAGGAGCTGCGCCAGATGCGCGACGAGCTCGAGCCGGTGGCGAAGAACATCGTGAAGAAGGCCGGCGTGAAGCTGCACATCGAGTTCGGAACGATGATCGAGCTGCCGCGCGCGGCTCTGACCGCGGGCGAGATCGCAGAGCATGCCGACTTCTTCTCCTTCGGCACGAACGACCTATCGCAGACCGCCTTCGGCTTCTCGCGCGATGACATCGGCAAGTTCCTGGGTCTGTACGAGGAGCGGAAGCTCGTTCCTTCGAACCCGTTCGCCACGATCGACGAGCCGGGCGTGGGCCGCTTGATGCGGTTCGCGGTGGAGGAGGGCCGGGCCGCGAATCCGAAGATGCACTTCGGCATCTGCGGCGAGCATGGGGGAGATCCCGATTCGGTGGTGTTCTGTCACGGGCTCGGCCTCCATTACGTGTCCTGCTCGCCCTTCCGGGTCCCGACCGCGCGCCTCGCCGCCGCTCAAGCGGTTCTGGGGGCCGCGCAGACCTCCTCGAAGTAA
- a CDS encoding deoxyguanosinetriphosphate triphosphohydrolase, giving the protein MAVRERIEDLEAATLSALACLARTSKGREDLELEDEMRTSFQRDRDRIVHSKAFRRLAHKTQVFLAPEGDHYRVRLTHTLEVTQVARTIARALRLNEDLVEAICLGHDLGHTPFGHLGEEVVAAFMPGFRHNLQSVRIVEVLEALNLTWEVRDGIANHTWSMPTMPGTLEGQIARFADRIAYLNHDIDDATRAGILKEEDLPAQTLEVLGATHHERIRKMVGDLVEASTGQAQIQMSGDVFAAMGTTREFLFDRVYVGRVGAETRAAVQQILTVLLEHQAAAAAGDEDPRVAAVDYVAGMTDRFALRAFEKVTGSAPPWVGAGALG; this is encoded by the coding sequence ATCGCCGTCCGGGAACGCATCGAGGATCTGGAGGCGGCCACTCTTTCGGCGCTCGCGTGTCTCGCTCGAACCAGCAAAGGCCGCGAGGATCTGGAGCTAGAAGATGAGATGCGCACCTCCTTCCAGCGTGACCGCGACCGCATCGTGCACTCCAAGGCGTTCCGGCGGCTGGCTCATAAGACGCAGGTGTTCCTGGCACCCGAGGGCGACCACTACCGGGTCCGGCTGACCCATACGCTCGAGGTCACTCAGGTGGCGCGGACCATCGCTCGTGCTCTGCGACTCAACGAAGACCTCGTCGAAGCGATCTGCCTCGGGCACGACCTGGGACATACTCCTTTCGGTCACCTCGGGGAGGAGGTTGTGGCCGCTTTCATGCCGGGCTTCAGGCACAACCTGCAGTCGGTCCGGATAGTCGAGGTCCTCGAGGCCCTGAACCTGACGTGGGAGGTCCGCGACGGGATCGCCAACCACACCTGGTCGATGCCGACGATGCCTGGGACGCTCGAGGGTCAGATCGCCCGGTTCGCCGACCGGATCGCCTATCTCAACCACGACATCGACGACGCGACGAGGGCCGGGATCCTGAAGGAAGAGGATCTGCCGGCGCAGACGCTCGAAGTGCTCGGGGCGACGCACCACGAGCGGATCAGGAAGATGGTCGGCGACCTTGTCGAGGCCTCCACCGGGCAGGCTCAGATCCAGATGAGCGGCGACGTGTTCGCGGCGATGGGAACGACGAGGGAGTTCCTGTTCGACAGGGTCTACGTCGGCCGGGTCGGGGCCGAGACCCGCGCCGCGGTCCAGCAGATCCTGACGGTGCTCCTGGAGCATCAGGCGGCCGCCGCGGCCGGCGACGAGGACCCGCGTGTCGCGGCGGTCGACTACGTCGCCGGCATGACGGATCGTTTCGCGCTGCGAGCTTTCGAGAAAGTCACTGGATCGGCTCCGCCGTGGGTGGGGGCGGGAGCCTTAGGATGA
- the rpoD gene encoding RNA polymerase sigma factor RpoD, producing MLTEVSPAQVEVEKIVRNAKQEGSITAADLAEKLSVLDLTPDDTDAVYQRLIELNVDVVEDEAIGEEEDEEAEDPAPDADEDRVRARREVDMALKAPTNDPVRMYLKEIGRVALLTAQEEVSLAKRIESGLIAEEKLEANGRLSDDDAFELRMTRRDGAMAKRHLVEANLRLVVSIAKRYVGRGMAFLDLIQEGNLGLIRAVEKFDYTKGYKFSTYATWWIRQAITRAIADQARTIRIPVHMVETINKLVRIQRQLLQDLGREPTADEIAEQMELSPKKVREIQKISQEPVSLETPVGEEEDSNLGDFIEDADAPIPLERASFKLLQEQLESVLHTLSEREKEVIRLRFGLVDGQPRTLEDVGKKFGVTRERIRQIESKTLSKLRHPSRSQKLRDYLE from the coding sequence ATGCTGACCGAGGTCTCGCCTGCGCAGGTCGAGGTCGAAAAGATCGTTCGCAACGCGAAGCAAGAGGGCAGCATCACCGCCGCCGACCTGGCCGAGAAGCTGTCGGTCCTAGACCTCACGCCCGATGACACGGACGCCGTCTATCAGCGGTTGATCGAGCTGAACGTAGATGTCGTCGAGGACGAGGCGATCGGGGAGGAAGAAGACGAAGAGGCCGAGGATCCCGCACCCGACGCCGATGAGGATCGCGTGCGAGCGCGGCGCGAGGTCGACATGGCGCTCAAGGCCCCGACGAACGATCCGGTCCGGATGTACCTGAAGGAGATCGGTAGGGTCGCGCTCCTGACGGCTCAGGAAGAGGTCTCGCTCGCGAAGAGGATCGAGTCTGGCCTCATAGCCGAAGAGAAGCTCGAGGCGAACGGGCGGCTGTCCGATGACGACGCCTTCGAGCTCCGAATGACGCGTCGCGACGGCGCTATGGCCAAACGGCATCTGGTCGAGGCGAACCTCCGACTCGTGGTCTCGATCGCGAAGCGTTACGTCGGCCGAGGAATGGCGTTCTTGGACCTGATCCAGGAAGGGAACCTCGGGCTCATCCGCGCCGTAGAGAAGTTCGACTACACGAAGGGTTACAAGTTCTCCACGTACGCGACGTGGTGGATACGACAAGCGATCACTCGCGCTATCGCCGACCAGGCTCGGACGATCCGTATACCGGTGCACATGGTCGAGACCATCAACAAGCTGGTGCGGATCCAGCGTCAGCTGCTCCAAGACCTCGGACGCGAGCCGACCGCGGACGAGATAGCCGAACAGATGGAGTTGTCACCCAAGAAGGTGCGCGAGATCCAGAAGATCTCGCAGGAGCCGGTCTCGCTGGAGACGCCGGTCGGGGAGGAAGAGGACTCCAACCTCGGTGACTTCATAGAGGACGCGGACGCCCCGATTCCTCTAGAGCGCGCGTCGTTCAAGCTCCTGCAGGAACAGCTCGAGTCGGTGCTCCACACGCTGTCGGAGCGCGAGAAGGAGGTCATCCGCCTGCGCTTCGGTCTCGTCGACGGGCAGCCCCGGACCTTGGAGGACGTGGGTAAGAAGTTCGGCGTGACGCGCGAGCGGATCAGGCAGATCGAGTCGAAGACGCTGTCGAAGCTGCGGCACCCCTCGCGCAGCCAGAAGCTGCGCGACTACCTGGAGTAG
- a CDS encoding SigE family RNA polymerase sigma factor, with protein sequence MNPVSGGRIGKRLEEEYSWFFRGEYQSVLRTAFLIVGDRESARDVTQEAFIRLFRYWKKVSTYDRPDAWVRHVAVRLAIQLVRRRRLHDLLTPAPESTHIVDSVIWEVQEAVKELPPTQRAAVALFYFEDRPSAEIARILDCSESTVRVHLHKARKKLATVLKESQLDVG encoded by the coding sequence ATGAATCCCGTGAGCGGGGGCCGAATTGGTAAACGTCTCGAGGAGGAGTACTCCTGGTTCTTTCGCGGCGAGTACCAAAGCGTTCTACGCACGGCCTTCCTGATCGTAGGCGACCGCGAGAGCGCCCGTGACGTCACCCAGGAGGCATTCATCCGCCTCTTTCGGTACTGGAAGAAGGTGTCGACCTACGATCGCCCTGATGCATGGGTGCGCCACGTCGCGGTTCGACTCGCCATCCAGCTCGTCCGTCGCCGTCGACTTCACGACCTGCTAACGCCGGCGCCGGAATCCACGCACATCGTCGACTCAGTCATCTGGGAGGTCCAGGAAGCGGTCAAAGAGCTCCCGCCCACGCAGCGCGCCGCGGTCGCTCTCTTCTACTTCGAGGATCGGCCGTCGGCGGAGATCGCGCGGATCCTCGACTGCTCCGAATCAACCGTGCGGGTACATCTCCATAAGGCGAGGAAGAAGTTGGCGACGGTCCTGAAGGAAAGTCAGCTCGATGTTGGTTGA
- a CDS encoding sigma-70 family RNA polymerase sigma factor — protein MSQRLNHGETMDRGLDQAELDQLWARWRASGDARVRQQLICHYLPVVEFLAGRVARSVPDSNRPDIYSFGVLGLMDAVDKFRPELGNRFETYGSRRIRGAMSDGIRSLNWLPRRAGEASSRVIEKVIPVDFQTARTPVGTRLEDCLTDPDAVQVPDALLLEADHAEVVEALRMLPERERLVIREHYYRGRRLAEIGRDLGVTESRICQLHRRALVLLRDLLTERLSA, from the coding sequence ATGAGTCAACGATTGAACCACGGGGAGACGATGGACAGGGGACTGGATCAAGCGGAGCTGGACCAGCTGTGGGCGCGTTGGCGCGCCTCGGGCGACGCCCGGGTGCGGCAGCAACTGATCTGTCACTACCTGCCCGTGGTCGAGTTCTTGGCCGGGAGGGTTGCTCGGTCTGTGCCGGACTCGAACCGGCCCGACATCTATAGCTTCGGGGTTCTGGGGCTCATGGACGCGGTGGACAAGTTCCGTCCGGAGTTGGGCAACCGCTTCGAGACCTACGGGTCCCGGCGGATACGCGGGGCTATGAGCGACGGGATCCGCAGCCTCAACTGGCTGCCACGACGCGCTGGCGAGGCGTCGAGCCGTGTGATCGAGAAGGTGATCCCGGTCGACTTCCAGACGGCCCGCACGCCGGTGGGCACAAGGCTCGAGGACTGCCTGACGGACCCCGATGCGGTCCAGGTGCCGGACGCGCTACTGCTCGAGGCGGACCATGCAGAGGTCGTGGAGGCGCTGCGGATGCTTCCAGAGCGCGAGCGGCTTGTGATCCGGGAGCACTACTACCGTGGAAGACGGTTGGCTGAGATCGGGCGCGATCTGGGGGTCACCGAGTCGCGGATCTGTCAGCTGCACCGGCGAGCGCTGGTCCTGCTGCGCGACCTCCTCACGGAGCGCCTGAGCGCGTAG
- a CDS encoding LuxR C-terminal-related transcriptional regulator has protein sequence MDEDFVWVLMPPRRVPPRWSDRGVDMLLVPLMPDEATSLLEEGTAALGLTDEEERVARLAARGESADAIAAELHMTKRSVYRRLARLRKRLGVENATQLAGRLSKLGF, from the coding sequence GTGGATGAGGACTTCGTTTGGGTTCTGATGCCACCGCGGCGAGTCCCGCCGCGCTGGAGTGATCGCGGCGTGGACATGTTGTTGGTGCCTTTGATGCCCGACGAGGCGACCTCGTTGCTCGAAGAAGGAACTGCGGCCTTAGGGCTGACGGACGAAGAAGAGCGGGTCGCTCGGCTCGCCGCACGGGGCGAATCAGCGGATGCGATCGCGGCCGAGCTCCACATGACTAAGAGAAGCGTGTACCGACGACTCGCTCGTTTGCGGAAACGTCTCGGCGTCGAGAACGCGACCCAGCTCGCCGGACGTCTATCGAAGCTCGGCTTCTGA
- a CDS encoding glycoside hydrolase codes for MTFRDPVSVGAGFEPSIDIDSKGTIYVTAANSVGTVTPEHPASGLWRSDDHGKTFQTMHDLVDVAPGTDPLEGLEGDLAVDGQDRLYFADTWLIENHFYRYSNHGKKLDFVRPALPTAFTDDRPWLAAHHDGFVYLAHIQQRINPPHVGASIGIHRSTDGGLTFDPVGFTPPKSHGLGFVDADPDSGYVYAVTLHVPGLDAATPQSSSLRSALYAYVSPDRGRTWTEHKIGDKELPHTNGDQTGSNDGFPTVAVSPKDDSVYVFWSEGNKQLKLARSRDHGRTWKVFEVTPFDGLYGYPWMSVGPTGDVGMVFTANPTAVKGDEWYVYGMVWRAKGSCRDSDRGKASRCRGPASAYGRLTPTPFPDGYYQFDFFQVEFSADNALNVPFRSPEGDVEGLYGMITGEPTMQVVYTRQTSGPNVSGGSFCGITGAP; via the coding sequence ATGACCTTCCGGGACCCGGTCTCTGTCGGAGCAGGGTTCGAGCCCAGCATCGATATCGACTCCAAGGGGACGATCTACGTGACCGCGGCCAACAGCGTCGGGACGGTCACGCCGGAACATCCGGCGTCGGGCCTGTGGCGATCAGATGATCACGGGAAGACATTCCAAACGATGCACGATCTTGTAGACGTTGCTCCAGGCACGGATCCTCTAGAGGGACTCGAGGGTGACCTGGCCGTGGACGGACAAGACCGGCTGTATTTCGCTGACACCTGGCTGATCGAGAACCACTTCTACAGGTACTCGAACCACGGGAAGAAGCTCGACTTCGTCCGCCCTGCTCTACCCACGGCGTTCACCGATGACCGGCCCTGGCTGGCAGCGCACCACGATGGATTCGTCTACTTGGCCCATATCCAGCAGCGCATCAACCCGCCGCACGTGGGTGCGAGCATCGGCATCCACCGGTCGACGGACGGAGGGCTCACCTTCGATCCCGTTGGTTTCACTCCTCCCAAAAGTCACGGCCTCGGATTCGTTGATGCCGACCCGGACTCCGGTTATGTCTACGCGGTCACGTTGCACGTTCCGGGGCTCGACGCCGCCACACCTCAGTCGTCATCTCTTCGGTCGGCACTCTATGCCTACGTCTCGCCGGATCGTGGAAGGACCTGGACGGAGCACAAGATCGGGGATAAGGAGCTTCCTCACACCAACGGTGACCAAACTGGGTCCAATGACGGCTTCCCGACCGTAGCTGTATCGCCGAAGGATGATTCCGTGTACGTTTTCTGGAGCGAGGGCAACAAGCAGCTGAAGCTGGCCCGCTCCCGGGACCACGGCCGGACCTGGAAGGTCTTCGAGGTCACCCCGTTCGACGGCCTCTACGGCTACCCATGGATGAGTGTTGGTCCGACTGGCGACGTGGGAATGGTCTTTACCGCCAACCCGACGGCGGTGAAAGGCGACGAGTGGTACGTGTACGGGATGGTGTGGCGCGCGAAGGGCTCGTGCCGAGATAGCGACCGTGGCAAGGCATCGCGCTGCCGCGGACCTGCATCGGCCTACGGGCGGCTAACCCCGACCCCGTTTCCTGACGGTTACTACCAGTTCGATTTCTTCCAGGTGGAGTTTTCCGCCGACAACGCTCTTAACGTGCCCTTCCGATCCCCAGAAGGCGACGTCGAGGGGCTGTACGGCATGATCACGGGTGAACCGACTATGCAGGTCGTCTACACGCGTCAGACGTCAGGTCCGAACGTGTCTGGTGGCTCGTTCTGCGGCATTACAGGCGCCCCCTAA
- a CDS encoding carboxypeptidase-like regulatory domain-containing protein, translating to MPKLSGRVSVHGSGPAKLATVEVHNATGDHVTQVVVDDEGNYQFHLVEGTWHLNIYDPHGHRGRVEVDLGADDQKVDVDLDEPEGGH from the coding sequence ATGCCCAAATTATCTGGGCGCGTGAGCGTCCACGGCTCCGGCCCCGCGAAGCTCGCGACGGTCGAGGTGCACAACGCGACGGGGGACCACGTTACGCAGGTCGTCGTCGACGACGAAGGCAATTATCAGTTCCATCTGGTCGAGGGGACCTGGCACCTCAACATCTACGACCCGCACGGTCACCGCGGGAGGGTCGAAGTTGACCTAGGCGCCGACGATCAGAAGGTGGACGTCGACCTCGACGAGCCCGAGGGCGGTCATTAA
- the dnaG gene encoding DNA primase, whose translation MAKIKEDDIDLLRDKAGIVEVISSYSHLKRSGGHTFKGLCPFHSEKTPSFTVDSAKNLFFCFGCGEGGNVYHFVQKVENLPFPEAVEWLAKRFNYDLHYEDQSPGQVRAHGLKRRLVEANEAAAEFFHGALMDSPDAGPARTYLSGRGFGKEIAERWRLGYAPGRDLLCRHLLDKGFKQDEIVQADLGRVSERDGRLFDAFRQRIIFPTWSLQDDVVAFGARALGDQQPKYLNTGDTPLFSKSRVMYGLNRAKSSIARSHAIVVEGYTDVIALHEAGLTQAVATNGTALGETHFELLKKFSDRAVLMFDSDNAGKSATERGFGLHHRIGLEVLVAPLPPGRDPAEVVASEGAEGIAKVVEAGQPLLEFKLDQTLAKLPMDTPEARSRAVREAVQVLGWHPDPIARHEYAFMIARRIGVEPEAVQRALTERRSGPSVATGGATGRERDRRLPGHVKVEREALQLLLTKTRETKPWITDIDESDFTSPARRELLREALSAARAAAPMGSQVAQRLSPEALALYTELSVAAAEAVDEEADEEMQEVFVRLKVFAIEREIKRRRETLQDVNPLEEAERHDALFTELVHLEAKRRDLLRSLQEVV comes from the coding sequence ATGGCGAAGATCAAAGAAGACGACATCGACCTCCTGCGCGACAAGGCGGGCATCGTCGAGGTCATCTCGTCGTACTCGCACCTCAAGCGCTCGGGCGGCCACACCTTCAAAGGCCTCTGTCCCTTCCACTCCGAGAAAACGCCGTCGTTCACCGTCGACTCCGCGAAGAACCTGTTCTTCTGTTTCGGGTGCGGAGAGGGCGGCAACGTCTACCACTTCGTCCAGAAGGTCGAGAACCTTCCGTTCCCCGAAGCCGTCGAGTGGCTGGCGAAGAGGTTCAACTACGACCTGCACTACGAGGACCAAAGCCCCGGCCAGGTCCGGGCGCACGGGCTCAAGCGCCGGCTCGTCGAGGCGAACGAGGCCGCCGCGGAGTTCTTCCATGGGGCCCTCATGGACTCGCCCGATGCGGGCCCGGCCCGCACCTATCTCTCCGGCCGGGGGTTCGGTAAGGAGATAGCAGAAAGGTGGCGGCTGGGGTACGCCCCGGGGCGAGACTTACTCTGCAGGCACCTTCTCGACAAGGGTTTCAAGCAGGACGAGATCGTCCAAGCGGACCTCGGCCGGGTAAGCGAGCGGGACGGCCGCCTCTTCGACGCCTTCCGTCAGAGGATCATCTTCCCGACCTGGAGTCTCCAGGATGACGTGGTTGCTTTCGGTGCCCGGGCGCTGGGGGACCAGCAGCCGAAGTACTTGAATACTGGCGACACCCCGTTGTTCTCGAAGTCGCGCGTGATGTACGGCTTGAACCGCGCGAAGTCGTCGATCGCGCGAAGCCATGCGATCGTCGTGGAGGGATACACGGACGTGATCGCACTGCACGAGGCCGGCCTGACGCAGGCGGTGGCGACGAACGGGACTGCCCTCGGTGAAACGCACTTCGAGTTACTGAAGAAATTCTCGGACCGAGCGGTGTTGATGTTCGACTCGGATAACGCAGGCAAGAGCGCGACCGAGCGCGGCTTCGGCCTGCACCACCGCATAGGTCTCGAGGTTCTCGTCGCTCCGCTGCCGCCGGGTCGCGACCCGGCCGAGGTGGTTGCGAGTGAAGGTGCCGAAGGCATCGCGAAGGTCGTCGAAGCCGGCCAACCATTGCTGGAATTCAAGCTCGACCAAACGCTTGCAAAGCTGCCGATGGACACTCCCGAAGCGCGGTCACGGGCGGTTCGAGAGGCAGTGCAGGTGCTAGGGTGGCACCCGGATCCGATAGCGAGACATGAGTATGCGTTCATGATCGCGAGACGGATCGGGGTCGAGCCGGAGGCCGTGCAGCGGGCGCTGACAGAGCGACGTTCAGGTCCTTCGGTGGCGACTGGGGGGGCCACCGGCAGGGAGCGAGACCGCCGTTTGCCTGGTCATGTGAAGGTGGAACGAGAGGCGCTTCAGTTGCTTTTAACGAAGACCAGAGAGACCAAGCCCTGGATCACCGATATCGACGAATCGGACTTCACGTCACCGGCGCGTCGCGAGCTGCTCCGCGAGGCTCTTTCCGCTGCGCGTGCTGCGGCACCTATGGGCTCGCAAGTGGCCCAGCGGCTTTCGCCTGAGGCTCTCGCTCTCTACACCGAGCTATCGGTCGCGGCTGCGGAAGCCGTTGACGAAGAAGCGGACGAGGAGATGCAGGAGGTCTTCGTTCGCCTGAAGGTCTTCGCGATCGAGCGTGAGATAAAACGCAGACGCGAGACTTTGCAGGACGTGAATCCTTTAGAGGAGGCAGAGAGGCACGATGCGCTCTTTACCGAGCTGGTTCATCTGGAGGCGAAACGGCGTGACCTCTTGAGAAGCCTCCAGGAGGTGGTGTGA
- a CDS encoding GlsB/YeaQ/YmgE family stress response membrane protein: MIGFIVAGLVIGALARLIKPGRQHLSVVMTLLLGLVGSVIGGVIANLLGTGDIFELNFLGFIVAVIAAVVLIGAAEGMAGSRSHT; the protein is encoded by the coding sequence ATGATCGGATTCATCGTCGCCGGCCTCGTGATCGGTGCACTGGCACGTTTGATCAAGCCTGGGCGCCAGCACCTGAGCGTCGTCATGACCCTATTGCTGGGCCTCGTGGGGTCCGTCATCGGGGGAGTCATCGCGAACCTGCTCGGCACGGGCGACATCTTCGAGCTGAACTTCCTTGGGTTCATCGTTGCGGTGATAGCAGCAGTCGTGTTGATCGGTGCGGCCGAGGGCATGGCGGGCTCGCGCTCCCACACCTAA